In Mastigocladopsis repens PCC 10914, a single window of DNA contains:
- the zds gene encoding 9,9'-di-cis-zeta-carotene desaturase, whose protein sequence is MRVAIVGAGLAGLATAVDLSDAGCEVHIFESRPFVGGKVGSWLDGDGNHIEMGLHVFFGNYYQLLELMKKVGAENLRPKDHIHTFINKGGRIGALDFRFMMGAPFNGLKAFFTASQLSLLDKLQNAVALGTSPIVRGLVDFDGAMKNIRDLDKVSFADWFRSHGGNEGSIKRMWNPIAYALGFIDCEHISARCMLTVFQLFAVRTEASKLRMLEGSPYDYLHKPILEYLEARGTKIYTRRRVREIQFTEGEQTHVTGLVVADGDTEEVITADAYVVACDVPGIQRLLPQVWRKWSEFDNIYKLECVPVATVQLRFDGWVTELHDAQERKQLNHAAGIDNLLYTADADFSCFADLALTSPGNYYKEGQGSLLQVVLTPGDPFIKQSNEAIAQHVLNQVHELFPSSRELNMTWYSVVKLAQSLYREAPGVDIYRPQQKTPIPNFFLAGSYTQQDYIDSMEGATISGRRAAKAILENVKK, encoded by the coding sequence ATGCGCGTTGCAATCGTAGGTGCGGGACTTGCTGGGCTAGCAACCGCTGTCGATTTATCTGATGCTGGGTGTGAAGTCCATATTTTTGAGTCCCGTCCATTTGTTGGTGGGAAAGTAGGCAGTTGGCTTGATGGCGATGGTAACCATATTGAAATGGGGTTGCACGTCTTCTTTGGCAACTACTACCAGCTTTTGGAATTGATGAAAAAAGTAGGGGCAGAAAACCTACGCCCAAAGGATCATATCCACACTTTCATCAATAAGGGGGGAAGAATTGGTGCTTTAGATTTTCGCTTCATGATGGGTGCGCCTTTTAATGGATTAAAAGCGTTTTTCACCGCTTCCCAACTTTCGTTATTGGATAAGTTGCAAAATGCAGTAGCATTGGGAACTAGCCCGATAGTACGCGGCTTAGTGGACTTTGACGGTGCGATGAAAAACATCCGCGACTTAGATAAAGTCAGCTTTGCCGATTGGTTCCGCAGTCACGGTGGTAATGAGGGTAGTATCAAGCGGATGTGGAACCCGATCGCCTACGCCCTCGGCTTTATCGATTGCGAACACATTTCTGCCCGTTGTATGCTGACAGTCTTTCAGTTGTTTGCAGTCAGAACCGAAGCGTCAAAGCTGCGAATGCTGGAAGGTTCCCCCTATGACTACTTGCACAAGCCTATTTTGGAATATCTAGAAGCAAGAGGCACAAAAATTTACACTCGTCGGAGAGTGCGAGAAATACAGTTTACTGAGGGAGAACAAACCCATGTCACTGGTCTGGTAGTGGCTGATGGTGATACAGAAGAAGTAATCACCGCTGATGCCTATGTCGTAGCCTGTGATGTCCCAGGAATTCAGCGTTTGTTACCTCAAGTGTGGCGCAAGTGGTCAGAGTTTGACAATATATATAAGTTGGAATGTGTGCCAGTAGCAACAGTTCAGTTGCGCTTTGACGGCTGGGTGACAGAACTACATGATGCCCAAGAGCGCAAACAGCTCAACCATGCAGCAGGAATTGATAACTTGCTTTATACTGCCGATGCTGACTTTTCTTGTTTTGCTGATTTGGCATTGACTAGCCCTGGTAATTATTACAAGGAAGGGCAAGGTTCACTATTGCAGGTGGTACTGACTCCAGGCGATCCATTTATTAAGCAAAGTAATGAGGCGATCGCCCAACACGTGCTCAACCAAGTGCATGAGTTGTTCCCCTCGTCACGGGAGCTAAATATGACTTGGTACAGTGTAGTCAAACTTGCTCAGTCTTTGTACAGAGAAGCACCAGGAGTAGATATTTATCGTCCTCAGCAAAAGACACCTATTCCTAATTTCTTCTTAGCAGGGAGTTATACCCAGCAGGATTATATCGATAGTATGGAGGGTGCAACAATTTCAGGAAGGCGTGCGGCGAAAGCTATTTTGGAGAATGTGAAGAAATGA
- a CDS encoding SRPBCC family protein, which produces MADWLEHSVQVEVEAPIELVWSLWADLEQMPRWMKWIESVKIPPDNPEISLWTLNTGGLEFTWKSRILKVVPNQIIQWESVDGLPNQGAVRFYDRHGSSIVKLSVAYAIPGILGKIMDNLFLGRAVESTLKGNMERFREYALKVKSNSPQ; this is translated from the coding sequence ATGGCAGATTGGTTGGAGCATAGTGTGCAGGTTGAGGTTGAGGCTCCCATAGAGTTAGTATGGAGCCTCTGGGCTGATTTGGAGCAAATGCCCCGGTGGATGAAGTGGATTGAGTCTGTTAAGATTCCGCCGGATAACCCAGAGATATCTTTATGGACACTTAACACTGGCGGATTGGAGTTTACTTGGAAATCGCGCATTCTCAAGGTTGTGCCGAACCAAATCATCCAATGGGAATCGGTGGATGGTTTGCCGAATCAGGGGGCAGTGCGTTTTTATGACCGTCATGGTAGTAGTATTGTTAAACTCTCCGTTGCCTATGCTATCCCTGGTATCTTAGGGAAAATTATGGATAATTTGTTTTTGGGAAGGGCGGTGGAATCGACCCTCAAGGGTAATATGGAAAGGTTTCGAGAATATGCCCTCAAGGTTAAATCAAATTCACCTCAGTAG
- a CDS encoding ribbon-helix-helix protein, CopG family, with the protein MTNKKWAVKRITVNLAAQEAEKLDKYCRQTGRPATDVIRELIRGLPLSSEEAQEVSR; encoded by the coding sequence ATGACAAATAAGAAATGGGCTGTAAAACGTATCACTGTGAATTTAGCAGCACAGGAGGCGGAAAAACTGGACAAGTATTGTCGGCAGACGGGTAGACCTGCAACGGATGTTATCCGAGAGCTGATCCGAGGACTGCCGCTCTCCTCCGAGGAGGCTCAAGAAGTAAGCAGGTGA
- a CDS encoding DUF1822 family protein has product MSYLTESVTFTVPLTSDAYQLAKHYSQGQKDLQKIQQIRLNTLAVYAVNFYCNCLEIETELDNSYNWNPGSRTLMNVAELQIKDVGKLECLPVLPDAKVCYVPPEVWDDRIGYVMVQIDEEAWEAKLLGFVAKVTKEEFSLSQLGSLEDLIDSLEPLPVISGLKNAILGLEQGLVRLNQWFDDFFDGGWQPEELVFAGAVRSARSADESEVNAAKVIRLGMQMPEQTVTLIVRQRKLSEQEIDIRLRLYPGNDSLYLADGVKLTVLNEFGEPIPTLEAEARADNWLQLQFTGSPGDKFSIRVTLAADSITENFVI; this is encoded by the coding sequence ATGAGTTACTTAACAGAATCGGTGACGTTTACAGTTCCCCTGACATCTGATGCGTATCAGCTTGCTAAACATTATAGCCAGGGACAGAAAGACCTTCAGAAAATTCAACAAATCCGTCTCAATACTTTGGCAGTATATGCGGTAAATTTCTACTGTAACTGTCTAGAAATAGAGACAGAATTAGACAACAGTTACAATTGGAATCCAGGTTCAAGGACGCTGATGAATGTGGCTGAGTTACAAATAAAAGATGTCGGGAAGTTAGAATGTCTTCCTGTATTACCTGATGCCAAAGTATGTTATGTACCACCAGAGGTTTGGGATGACCGGATTGGTTATGTAATGGTGCAAATTGATGAGGAAGCTTGGGAAGCAAAACTGTTAGGGTTTGTCGCAAAAGTGACAAAAGAAGAGTTCTCCCTAAGTCAGTTGGGTTCTTTGGAAGATTTAATTGATAGTCTAGAACCTTTGCCAGTAATATCTGGTCTCAAAAATGCCATTTTGGGATTAGAACAGGGGTTGGTGCGCTTAAATCAATGGTTTGACGACTTTTTTGATGGCGGATGGCAACCTGAAGAGTTGGTATTTGCTGGTGCTGTTCGTTCCGCCCGCAGTGCTGACGAATCAGAAGTTAACGCTGCTAAGGTGATTAGATTAGGGATGCAAATGCCCGAACAGACCGTTACTTTGATTGTTAGGCAGCGAAAACTCTCTGAGCAAGAAATTGATATTCGCCTGCGACTGTATCCGGGAAATGATTCTCTTTATCTGGCAGATGGGGTGAAACTGACTGTACTTAATGAATTTGGTGAACCAATTCCCACCTTGGAAGCTGAAGCAAGAGCAGATAACTGGTTGCAACTCCAGTTTACAGGTTCTCCTGGTGATAAATTCTCTATCAGAGTCACTCTGGCAGCAGATAGCATCACCGAAAACTTTGTCATCTAA
- a CDS encoding sigma factor produces MDQIDSILEKLALAVKQYPPETSETKMRKLALTRLVSAIQKSGKLFCANKSDFPPQVYAEALQETWLYVCRKVHQYDPQKGKVMTWVNFILDKRFKDAINKYHQQQTRSLDEPIQNSNFTEGSETTLGETIKTPETTFSECEQVRQFIAEDADGEFKRKHIQAHPEANFQEIALRRLDKQSWQAMSDEWGITVSALSSFYQRSIKSFAVKIKEYLQN; encoded by the coding sequence ATGGATCAAATAGACAGCATTCTAGAGAAACTAGCTTTAGCAGTTAAGCAGTATCCTCCGGAAACGTCAGAGACTAAGATGCGGAAATTAGCTTTAACACGGCTCGTTAGTGCGATTCAAAAATCTGGTAAGCTTTTCTGTGCAAACAAATCAGATTTCCCTCCCCAAGTATACGCTGAAGCACTTCAAGAAACTTGGTTGTATGTTTGCCGCAAAGTTCATCAATATGACCCTCAAAAGGGCAAGGTGATGACTTGGGTCAATTTCATACTCGATAAGAGATTTAAAGATGCGATTAATAAGTATCATCAGCAGCAAACACGGTCGTTAGATGAACCGATTCAAAATTCCAATTTCACTGAGGGTTCTGAGACTACCCTAGGCGAGACGATTAAGACACCTGAAACGACTTTTTCTGAATGTGAACAAGTGCGACAATTTATTGCAGAAGATGCTGATGGAGAATTTAAACGGAAGCACATACAAGCACATCCAGAGGCAAATTTTCAAGAAATCGCTTTACGTCGATTAGACAAACAATCTTGGCAAGCAATGTCAGATGAATGGGGTATTACTGTGTCTGCTTTATCGAGCTTTTATCAGAGGTCTATAAAGAGTTTTGCTGTAAAAATTAAAGAATATTTACAGAATTAG
- a CDS encoding nSTAND1 domain-containing NTPase, producing MDKIVVLNFVVGDFQQGFAVTLQIGQEGAFLSAGISGALPQCPELPQFYKKWQQAHRHELSRAIKPKSGITNASINTEQAVGAAEALRNQLNTWLNQSQEFRLIRERLKEILHRDDTIRVLLQAQNPELLQLPWHLWDFFERYPKAELALSHPTFEAPATVQNIAEREKVRILAIFGNSTGIDINTDRKLLQKNLPNTEIVFLVEPSRQELNDQLWDNTGWSILFFAGHGETEGDTGKIHINPSESLTIPELNYAVTAAIQRGLRLTIFNCCDGLGLARQLASLQLPQVIVMREPVADQVAQDFLKHFLRGFASGKPLYLAVRQARERLEWLENQFPYASWLPVICQNPAELPPRWIDLGGTPRCPYKGLSGFREEDNSVFFGREAFTQRLLEAVKNKPMVGVIGPSGRGKSSVVFAGLIPHLLEEKDKWQIAHFRPGKRPFDSLAAALLSVQSTQASAGNEGEPQPTQDERPLGGSQMEHRLLQIHQLATQLRSSKDALTQFIARISSANPKSILLVADQFEELYTLCPDFEERESFLDCLLGGVYDAPCFKLVLTLRSDFYGYAQSYRAFNDALQDNCLNLGPMNQQELREAIAHPAYSYGVTLEAGLIERILNDVGQKIHREAQNSQQKSPPDKLPLLEFTLKQLWTEAIKNRTRQLTNQAYNEIGGIEEALGKYAEEVYDQIVQEYHPKQIRRVFTQLVRPGETTGTEDTRRLATRQEIGEENWELVTRLNSEDMRLVVIGYDEATTEETVEVVHEALILGWGRLKEWMKSDRTFRTWQERLRGGLRQWEISSNDEGALLRGASLAEAEAWLHLRLEEISPPERVFIELSLELRDRLLREEEERRQRDLQQERKARQAAQRMTSVAIASTILVSGAAIFAFNQWHEIDKQYANAEILAASTSASGLLQLDGLIESLKVGKKLRQQKSGIVEPKTRMQVVSGLLQVFYGVKEQNRLSGHGAPVTSVSISSDGQTIASASADKTVKLWKRDGSLITTLKAHSEPVTSVGISSDGQTIASASADKTVKLWKPDGSLITTLTGHNDRVMGVSISSDGQTIASGSRDKTVKLWKRDGGLLTTLKGHSEPVTSVGISSDGQTIASASADKTVKLWKRDGSLLTTLKGHSEPIMSVSISPDGQTIASASFDKTVKLWKRDGSLLTTLKGHSDPVTSVSISPDGQTIASASADITVKLWRRDGSLISTLTGHTLPVMSVSISPDGQTIASASWDKTVKLWKRNGSLITTLTKHNERVTDVSISPDGQIIASASWDKTVKLWKDDGSLITTLIGHSGWVMGVSISPDGQTIASASTDKTVKLWKRDGSLITTLIRHSAPVISVSISPDGQTIASASADKTVKLWKRDGSLITTLVGHSDQVSGVSISPDEQTIASASWDKTVKLWKRDGSLITTLVGHSDRVIDVSISSDGQTIASASADKTVKLWKRNGSLITTLIGHSDRVTDASISPDGQTIASASADNTVKLWKHDGSLITTLNGHSSSVYGISFTPDGQTIASAGGDRTVILWNLNLDDLLRRGCSWAQDYLKNPNNGMSNDDSRRVCVDIKPLAITKLGH from the coding sequence ATGGATAAAATTGTTGTCCTCAACTTCGTGGTTGGAGATTTTCAGCAAGGTTTTGCCGTCACCCTTCAAATAGGTCAAGAGGGTGCATTCCTATCAGCGGGAATTTCTGGCGCATTACCTCAATGCCCAGAATTGCCCCAATTTTATAAAAAATGGCAGCAGGCTCATCGCCATGAACTTTCACGGGCAATTAAACCAAAATCTGGAATCACCAACGCTTCCATCAACACAGAACAGGCGGTGGGTGCAGCCGAAGCGTTGCGAAATCAACTTAATACTTGGCTCAATCAATCCCAGGAGTTTCGCCTGATTCGGGAAAGATTGAAAGAAATATTACACCGCGATGACACCATTAGGGTACTGTTGCAAGCACAAAACCCTGAGTTACTACAACTTCCCTGGCATCTATGGGACTTCTTTGAGCGTTACCCCAAGGCTGAATTAGCTTTAAGTCATCCAACTTTTGAAGCACCCGCTACAGTACAAAATATTGCTGAGAGAGAGAAAGTCCGTATCTTAGCTATTTTCGGCAATAGCACCGGGATTGATATCAACACAGACCGCAAATTACTACAAAAAAATTTACCCAATACCGAAATCGTCTTTCTGGTTGAGCCATCTCGCCAAGAATTAAATGATCAACTGTGGGATAATACAGGATGGAGTATTCTGTTTTTTGCTGGGCATGGTGAAACTGAAGGGGACACAGGCAAAATTCATATTAACCCCTCGGAAAGTTTAACCATTCCCGAATTAAACTATGCCGTCACCGCAGCGATACAACGCGGCTTACGCTTGACAATTTTTAACTGTTGTGATGGCTTAGGATTAGCACGGCAGTTGGCGTCTTTGCAGCTTCCGCAAGTGATAGTTATGCGGGAACCAGTCGCCGATCAGGTCGCACAGGACTTTTTAAAGCACTTTCTACGTGGCTTTGCCAGTGGAAAACCTCTGTATCTAGCAGTGCGGCAAGCACGGGAACGTTTGGAGTGGTTAGAAAACCAATTTCCCTATGCCAGTTGGTTGCCTGTTATTTGCCAGAACCCCGCAGAATTACCGCCAAGGTGGATAGATTTGGGGGGTACTCCTCGTTGCCCGTACAAAGGGTTATCTGGTTTCCGAGAAGAAGATAACTCAGTGTTTTTTGGACGGGAAGCTTTCACACAGCGTCTATTAGAGGCGGTGAAAAACAAGCCGATGGTGGGGGTGATTGGACCAAGCGGTAGGGGTAAGTCTTCGGTGGTGTTTGCTGGACTCATTCCCCATCTGCTAGAGGAAAAAGACAAATGGCAAATTGCCCATTTCCGTCCTGGAAAGCGTCCCTTTGATTCCCTAGCTGCGGCACTTCTAAGTGTGCAATCAACCCAGGCAAGTGCAGGCAATGAGGGTGAACCTCAGCCAACCCAAGACGAGCGCCCTTTGGGTGGTTCCCAGATGGAGCATCGCCTCTTGCAAATTCACCAACTGGCAACTCAACTGCGCTCAAGCAAGGATGCCTTAACCCAATTCATCGCCAGGATATCATCAGCCAATCCCAAATCGATTCTGTTAGTGGCAGACCAATTTGAGGAACTCTACACCCTCTGTCCAGATTTTGAAGAACGCGAGAGTTTTCTCGATTGCTTGTTGGGAGGTGTGTACGATGCTCCTTGTTTCAAACTGGTGCTGACGCTGCGGTCTGACTTTTACGGCTATGCTCAATCCTACCGTGCTTTTAATGATGCTTTGCAGGATAATTGTCTGAACCTGGGACCGATGAATCAGCAGGAATTACGGGAAGCGATCGCACATCCTGCATACTCCTATGGTGTGACACTAGAGGCAGGATTGATAGAGCGTATTCTCAATGACGTTGGTCAAAAAATACACAGGGAAGCCCAAAACTCGCAACAAAAGTCACCACCAGACAAACTGCCTTTGCTAGAATTTACCCTGAAACAGCTTTGGACAGAAGCCATAAAAAACAGAACCCGTCAACTGACGAATCAGGCTTACAACGAAATAGGCGGTATCGAAGAAGCTCTGGGAAAATACGCAGAGGAAGTCTACGACCAGATAGTTCAAGAGTATCATCCAAAACAGATCAGGCGAGTTTTCACGCAACTGGTGCGTCCAGGGGAAACAACGGGGACGGAAGATACTCGGCGTCTAGCCACGCGCCAAGAGATAGGAGAAGAAAACTGGGAGTTGGTGACGCGCCTTAACAGTGAGGATATGCGTCTAGTGGTGATTGGTTATGACGAAGCTACAACTGAAGAAACAGTGGAGGTCGTGCATGAAGCTTTGATTCTGGGTTGGGGACGCTTGAAAGAGTGGATGAAGAGCGATCGCACCTTTCGCACTTGGCAGGAGAGGTTACGGGGGGGACTGCGTCAATGGGAGATTAGCAGTAATGATGAGGGTGCTTTGTTGCGTGGTGCATCTTTAGCGGAGGCTGAGGCTTGGCTGCACTTGCGTTTGGAAGAGATAAGTCCACCTGAACGGGTGTTTATTGAGTTGAGTTTGGAATTACGCGATCGCCTGCTGCGAGAAGAGGAAGAACGCAGACAACGAGACCTACAGCAGGAAAGGAAGGCGCGTCAAGCTGCTCAGAGGATGACTAGCGTAGCCATTGCTTCTACAATACTTGTGAGTGGAGCAGCTATTTTTGCCTTTAACCAGTGGCATGAAATCGACAAGCAGTATGCAAACGCCGAAATCTTAGCAGCCAGCACTAGTGCAAGTGGTCTTTTACAACTTGATGGGTTGATAGAAAGCTTAAAGGTCGGGAAAAAACTGCGACAGCAAAAGTCAGGCATAGTAGAACCTAAGACCCGAATGCAGGTAGTTAGCGGGTTGCTACAGGTCTTTTACGGCGTCAAAGAACAGAATCGCCTCTCAGGTCATGGCGCTCCTGTGACAAGTGTTAGTATCAGCTCGGATGGGCAGACCATCGCTTCTGCCAGTGCTGACAAAACCGTGAAACTCTGGAAGCGCGATGGCAGCTTGATCACCACTCTTAAGGCACATAGCGAACCGGTGACGAGTGTCGGTATCAGCTCGGATGGACAGACCATCGCTTCTGCCAGTGCTGACAAAACCGTGAAACTCTGGAAGCCTGATGGTAGCTTGATCACCACCCTCACTGGGCATAATGATCGAGTGATGGGCGTCAGTATCAGCTCGGATGGGCAGACCATCGCTTCTGGCAGTAGGGACAAAACGGTGAAACTCTGGAAGCGCGATGGCGGCTTGCTCACAACTCTTAAGGGACATAGCGAACCGGTGACGAGTGTCGGTATCAGCTCGGATGGGCAGACTATCGCTTCTGCCAGTGCTGACAAAACGGTGAAACTGTGGAAGCGTGATGGTAGCTTGCTCACGACTCTTAAGGGACATAGCGAGCCGATTATGAGTGTCAGCATCAGCCCAGATGGACAGACGATCGCTTCTGCAAGTTTTGACAAAACGGTGAAACTGTGGAAGCGTGATGGTAGCTTGCTCACGACTCTTAAGGGACATAGCGACCCGGTGACGAGTGTCAGTATCAGCCCAGATGGACAGACCATCGCTTCTGCCAGTGCTGACATTACCGTAAAACTCTGGCGACGCGATGGCAGTTTAATTTCCACCCTTACCGGCCATACCCTTCCAGTTATGAGTGTCAGTATCAGCCCGGATGGGCAGACTATCGCTTCTGCCAGTTGGGACAAAACCGTGAAACTCTGGAAGCGAAATGGCAGCTTGATCACCACTCTCACAAAGCATAATGAGCGGGTTACGGACGTCAGTATTAGTCCTGATGGGCAGATCATCGCTTCTGCTAGTTGGGACAAAACCGTGAAACTCTGGAAGGACGATGGCAGTTTGATCACCACCCTCATTGGTCATAGCGGTTGGGTTATGGGCGTCAGTATTAGTCCTGATGGACAGACAATCGCTTCTGCAAGTACTGATAAAACCGTGAAACTGTGGAAGCGTGATGGCAGTTTGATCACCACCCTCATTCGTCATAGTGCCCCAGTTATAAGCGTCAGTATCAGCCCGGATGGGCAGACTATCGCTTCTGCAAGTGCTGATAAAACCGTGAAACTGTGGAAGCGTGATGGTAGCTTAATCACCACCCTGGTTGGGCATAGCGATCAGGTTTCTGGCGTCAGTATCAGCCCGGATGAGCAGACAATCGCTTCTGCAAGCTGGGACAAAACGGTGAAACTGTGGAAGCGTGATGGCAGCTTAATCACCACTCTGGTTGGGCATAGTGATCGAGTTATAGATGTCAGTATTAGTTCGGATGGACAGACCATCGCTTCTGCCAGTGCTGACAAAACGGTGAAACTGTGGAAGCGTAATGGTAGCTTGATCACCACCCTGATTGGCCATAGTGATCGGGTGACAGATGCCAGTATTAGTCCGGATGGACAGACCATCGCTTCTGCCAGTGCTGACAACACCGTGAAATTGTGGAAGCATGATGGCAGCTTGATCACCACCCTTAATGGGCATAGTAGTTCAGTTTATGGCATCAGTTTCACCCCAGATGGGCAGACCATCGCTTCTGCTGGTGGTGACAGAACCGTGATTCTGTGGAATTTGAATCTTGATGATTTGTTAAGGCGCGGTTGCAGTTGGGCGCAGGACTATCTGAAAAACCCTAACAACGGTATGAGTAACGATGACTCGCGACGAGTTTGTGTTGACATAAAACCATTAGCTATTACCAAGTTGGGTCACTAA